The DNA sequence AGTGTGTTAATGTGtggacaaaaataatattgtgtaGTGTCCTTCAATGTATGTGTTCATAGATTTAGACTTTTTGAGAATGGGAGAAAAGAGAAGAATGGGAGAAATGGAGAATCGCTCGTGTGAAAGTGAGAGGAAGTGAAAAGAAGATAAAGGAGAGAGAGGTGTGGGCGGTTAGATGAGAAAGTGAAAGGACCAAGGAGATAGAGTTTTTTTGGCTTTATATATgatgtaatttatatatatatatatatatatatagcataatttcagtaaaatctcaataaaagaaaagttgTTTGATTATTTCGATAAAACTTGGCACTCAATATGGATTGTATGCTTACAGAAAAGCCTATTCACTCGTGATAACCCGGCAGTAAATAGAGAGATGGAATGTTTGGATATTCGCTAAAGCTTGTACATTAAACTTCATTAATATGCCAAAAGCTAAAAAAAGACCAAAACTAGATAAATTCTTCCCTATAAATTCTAGCTGAATTAATGCTTCCAAGATAAGCTCTCCAACACTGATCATGTTTGCGAGGAAAGTGAGAACAGCAGATGAATCACCATTTTCGGAGTATGGCCGATCAGACCACAACGGAGGCTTGAATCATGTATTGAAAGGATTCTTCATCACAATAGCTGATCCCACTAAAAGTGGAGAGATGTTATGGATCCAACCTTTTTCTATCAATATATCATGATTTAATTACTACTTAGGAGTACTGTATTTCTCATCGAAACCTGATCAGCCATAAGGTTCATCTGATCACTCTATATATACCTCGAGCACCAGGTTAACTTAAGCACCTATTCTTTTACGCCATAACCCCCGGCTAGGCCTCAAAATTTGCTTAAGTAAAGTCATCTTGGGAACATTCCAGTGCTCCACGTGCctaacaaatttcataaatgagaTCAATATGGTaaaataataatgttgtaaaGAAAGGAATGCTTTagattgagaaatgagaaactTTACCTGCATACTTTTCCAGATTGTGCATCAAAGTAATACTCGGTATATCCGGTTGCTGCAACATATGGTTTAAAATAGTTAGATTCAGAGCAGGCTTGTTTTTAACTTACTTTAGCTTTGTTTGGTTCAAAACAAGCAGGGTTGCAGATCAAAATCACAGACTTGACTAGAACCCCCCTCACATTCACTAGATTTGTAATGATGCCTTTGATAGAAGAAACTGAAACTGTAGTCCAAAGAGGACCAATGAGTTCACTAGCCTGAAGCAGTTTGATGCAAAAGAGCATTATACGTACCAGAAAGAATAGGCTTCCAAGGAAATGACAGGATACAGCTGAATCGCCAATGCCCTATTCCCTTATCCTATAATTACAATAGAAACATCATGATAGAAATATGTCGATTTTGGTTATGCAGTCTATGGAGGTGTAGATGGGAATGCCAATTAGTCCCAAGACTGAGATGGCTAATCAGGAAACAACAAAcgataaaagaaatgaactacACAACAAGCTCACCTCAAAATCTTCCCACTTCATAAGCTTCATATTTGACTTCTCTATAAGGGATCCAAAATTTGTACAATTCCTTTTGAAACGGCGAAGCCCTTTAAAGGAACCTGCTGGATCCGCAAATTCGCAATCCTCTACATAAGCATCAAGTGTAAGGTTCCCTGATCATTTGGAAAGGGGTAATCCTCGGTGAGGCCAACAGAAAATGGGCTCACAGACCATTCAATGTTTGGATCTAAATTTGATCCAATTGCATGTGGAACCACATCAATCCATATAATCCACACTTAATTGACAGTCTATGTTCATACATTTAATGAAGTAAACAGGCTTGCATACTGAATAATTAATAGGAGCATACCTCTTAATTGAAGTTCATAATGATGCAAATAACAAGGCTACCTTTAATTTCTACTCTTATTGCGCAGAAAGACTACTATTTGTGCCTTTGTTGCCGTACCTCAAGCATATATCATACAATTGCTGGATTGACACATTTTTTGGTGTTAATCATGCTTCTCCACCCAATCATTTGGAAGTTTCCACGTCATTTTAATTCTTACCTAGATAATATGGTGAAGTAGCTCTTGGATTGTGACCAACTGACTAAGAAAGGCTCTCAGAAATTATTCTATTTCAAATTGCTTTAGGGGGCTATCAAGTGGTATATGGTTACAACATAGTTCCCTCACTATTACTACCGTAGCAATTGAATAAGCACCCAACTATAGATAAAAAGgtagagggaaagaaaaaatgaaaaatatcaaattggACGGAATAAATCTGCAACTGTATTGGAAAACAAGAAAGCAACAAAGAGAAAGGTGTATCTGCGATTACCTTGGGGCAACACCAAATGAAAATCAAGGTATAGTATAAAGGTGAAAGTTTGAGCAGATATTAAATGGGGTTTCTCTAACCTGTGACGAAGTATGATCTTTCAAAGTCGTCTTTGATAGTCTCCACGACTTGGGCACGATCAACCAGTCCCGACCCATCTCCAGCAAGCTCAAGAACTCTTTCAGGAGCTTCAACGTTTGATGGGGAACGGAAAAACGAAGCAGCAATTCCCAAGAGTTCAGAGCCATACCAAGCAACCTTGAGCAACGCATTCTCGGGTTCAGATTCTTTACTAGTTGAAGAATTGCTCGTTGGGTTCTCTCCATTGCATTGGAATCTGTATGTTTTGGGACAGTAGTTTGGGCGGAAAACGATACAGCGGCGTTGGGAGTTGAGGTGTGGAGTGATGGAAGCAAAGGAAAGAACAGTTGtcatgttgagagagagagaggtgttgtAGTTGAAAGATGCGATTGGGAGTTGAATCTCTGCCGCGGTTTCCTCCAAGATAATTAGTACCTCTGCCACCCGTTTAGTATTTCatagtgtatttaaaatttttattttattattattatttaaatatttttttaacatccttaattattaataaaaattttaaaaaatatataataatattattaattatttctttaatcattaagtaaaaaaaattaaaaaaattaaaaaataaataaagagagtaGTAAATACGTAGTAAGTTTataattatctttcttttaaATATCTCTAGGCCTCAAATAATGCAGCCATagaaatccaaaaataatttctaagcaaatttctttttttttttaattcttaagttccgtttggatagtgagataggatgagataattttagataaaaattaaaaattgaataaaatcttattagaatattattttttaatattattattattttaaaatttaaaaaaattaaattgtttattattattttgaaattggaCCTACTCATAAGAAGAATGCTTAGCTAATAAATTACTCATTTCTTGATCTTCGACCACTTTTAGTCACTGTGAACACTGCAGATCAATACAATAGAATGTGGTTATTCGAAACGGACCCTCTTTTGGATGGTTACGTCGTTCTCAATCCTTCAACGACAACAAAGAACAAATGGACACGTCAACAATCCACATCTAAATCCCATAAACCACATTACAGGGGAtaacaaaatcaaatacatttgaaaaatagaaaacataTTCACTTTAGTGAAATCCGTTGCACTCCGCCACACCTCACTTACACTCCACACCACCGCACCTCCCCAATCTGTCGTAGACCGGCGAACCTCCCTAGTCCATCGCAGCTCGATGAACCTCTCCAACCCGTCGCACCCTTCAGTCCGTCGCACATGGTTTGCTTACTATCTActaaattcttgttttcaaattcaGATTCTTGTTTCATGTTTTCAAACCTCTTGTTTTAAGTAGGAGATCTTTTTAAATTCTTGTTTTGAGTAATTTTGATAAATCAGTTCATGTGATTTTCAGGTGAACAATGAATATGTTAGGCTAGATAGGAGTGGATTTGATGGCCAGTCTATACGTCACACTGATGTAAATCCTTTTCACATTTGTCTCCTCAGCCATGACaagaagagagaggaaacaCAACTCAGGAGTGGGTGGGGCTAGGGCTCGAGGGAGGGAGTGGTtcctatgagagagagagagagagagagagatggaaaagGGAGAGTTTCTATGCAATGCGGCTacaaagtttgaaaatggagtGTCTACGTGGCATATTCCCATTGGATGTCGTTTTTTAGGAGAGAAAAGTTACGCATGCGGGAAGGTTTTCTCTATTTGAAATGGAAGAGGTTTGATTACCTATACACCCCAAGATTAGTATATTAAGAAAGACtctaaagaaatgaaagcttTCAACTTGATAAGTAGATTTATCCAAGTTCAAGTTGGAAAAGGACATATGCGAGCACTAGTAGGTAAAAGCTTTTAGAGCAGTGCTACAGCTACAaaggaattacacaaaagtaatcacacaaactgatatgatttcatGTGATCTATTAagtctactttacaataaaagtaactttacaatatgaCGATCCACATGAAACCACATTAGTTTGTAAacttacttttatataatctctttatgacGGGAGTATTTCTTAAAGCTTCAATAGGTTAAAACAAGTTGATGTTGATgtatagaaagaaagaaaccaaCCTAAGCATGAGATCCATCAATTGCCACAGCAAagatcttaaaagaaaaaataacatcCATGAATGATGGGTGTCAATATTTGCTGATGCGCCATCACACATCTCAAATATTCTAAAGCAacaatatcttcttttttttcccggaaaaatatatataaaaaaattgaattgcaaTTTATTTCTAGCAATACAGGGCTTTGACTGTCTCGGGcaatattaaaagaatttgtTACCGTTCAAAAAAAGAGTCACAAACCTTTCTTTCCCTTTGATACATATAAGGATGAAGGAATCTAAAGACCATTTGGGGAAAGTAAATCACTTCATGTAGATGACTATTCTCGTGAACTACTCGGACGTGCTCCAGTGCTTGTATCAGCATATCAACTCAATGGCAGCAGGTAAAACACAAACCTTCCTTGGAAGAAACCCTAAATGTTCCCCATCAGATTGAATGTATATGCTGCCACTGCCTGAGAGGTCCTCCACTTCAATAGAATGCACACTGCAATACCACTTCACTTAAGAATgaacaaaattgaaaagtagctaagaaaataaatataattttaatttgtaaaacgTTTTGTAGCTCAGCAAAAGacgaaataaatttataactgaATAAACTTTTATCGATTGGTAAAACATTCTGTGATGCCGTTAGACTGCTCTTTTCAATGAGTTCACCTGAAATAAGGGATAGTTTTGGCATGAGCAGTTGTGATGTGATgacaatatatattacaatcaACCTGTACATCTTAACTACCCTTCTCTTAGTTGTAAAAATGTACCAAAGTACGTTTCATTCTTGGGAGATAGCCTCGTTTTGGTTCTTTGAGATCAAAGTATTCTTGAAAGGTAATCTCATTTTGGTTCTTTGAAATATTAACGTTCTTGGAAGGTAatctcatttaaataaaaagtaatcttTACAAATTTGGGGAGGGAAAAAAAGGAATCTCCGTGGAGGGAAGGGAGCAATTGCCACTCCTCAACCTACCCCCCGCTACCAATGAATGGCACACATACCAAGTCAAACACCCCCTAACAGCTGTAATGAATATCAACTACAAACCCAAGTGAGCTAAATAAGACCACCAGCATGGATGGCATGCCTCAGAAAAAAGCAGGCCACCCCAAAGGCTATGGTTACAGAGATACATCCTCCAGATCATGAAATGTGTCaagaaattcaaattacaaGCAGTTGGGGATTCCAAGTAAGAAGCAGAGTAGCTAAGACCAGCTTATATTAAGACTAGGTGAACACACCCCcgaaatacaatataaaattgtgtatttaCACGTTAGTTTAGTCAATAGCAGGAAGTCGCAACAAACTTTGCATgggagatgaaagttaaattgATCAAGTACCCTCACATCAAGATTATCAAGTTTATTTGTAACTTTATTAGCCAGATTCTCAATCATAGCTAAATATCAGGGGACAAAAGGTGCAAATattgagatatatattttttataagtaagaagattttttattaataatgaaataggcataacccaagtactgCAAATATTGAGCATATGGGACAACAGCAAATAACGGTATAACCTGTCACTTACAAAGAGAGAATATACCTTCTTGAAGATACATTTTTCACCAATAAATGGGTTCCCCAGTAAAGCTTGTGTAGTTTAAAGATAAAGTCGTACCACTTGAAGTCCTGGAGGATCACAACCTGAATagaaaatttttggaaaattcAAAGTTACCAGCAAAGCACCTAATTTAGATTATTCAAAACAAATGTTAATCAGTTAAGGAtcagattcacatgaaaactgCTCTACCTCTAAACTTCCACTGCAAGGGTCAGCATTTGGTGTAATCTTCATGCCACCTCCAAAATATTTAGCATTTCCTATGCAAAGGGCCGTCACTTGAGAACATACTTCCCACTCACCCTCATTGACCTATAATCACAGCATACAAAGAAAATTTTAGTACTAATAATAATACTGTGGAACTACATGATGGCAAGAATAAAGTGAAAAAAGGAATATAAAAATGCTACACTAGACAAAATTTGGTTGCACTGACCCTGATTCTTAAGTCTTTGTTATGGTGCCCCATAAAGGCTTGCAAGGCACCAAGAACATAGCATAAATTTCCATATCTCTTGTATCTAGAGGCATAAAAACCTGCTTTTGCACTCCTGAAAAATTTACAACTCAGAGTAATGAGATATTCAATATCAGCACGCCTAGACACTAAATCTGAAAACCATAAAATTAGCCTTACAAATGAATGTCGGCAACATTTATAAAGTAATGTAATTCTCCTCTTTCTGTACTGATAACCCCAATATCTATCCTTGATCTCAGTCctgaaaaaaaaaccctttacTTAGCAAGGCATAAATGACAAAGTTAAAAAGCGTGGAGGAACGGTCAGCTAATGAAGCTCCTCAAGTCTTGGGACAACACAATCATAACAGAAGTAGTGAAGAATCAAAGAAAAACTTAAAGGCACCTTTAGCTATGCGCTCAATGGCTTCATGAGGATCATTTTTCCTgaacaataaatgaaaatagataTCATAATCAATGATCTTGAACACATACCTTTAGATGGAACACGGAATCGAGAGAAATGGCAAAGAGTAACGTGAACTGACCAGCCAAATGTTCTGGCAAAATCAGATCCAGTCCCTAAGGGTATGATCTGTACAAATGCACAATAGAATTATGTCTCCTCTTGGAAAGTCCATGTGAACCAGTACAAAAATCACACTAACATGTTACTGTTGAGTGAATTTTGCAGTTAAGATGAGCGCAAGGCACTTACACCAAGTGCAGTTGAGCAAGCTAGCTCTCCATGATTAGCAATAGGTTTTCCATCCCAGAAGAAGCCATTAACAACCTGCTTATTGCAAACCAAAGCATTCGGCGGTATTCTATTTACCAAATACATCATCTAATATGAAAGAATTATAATATCCCGAACTACCAATCTTAAAATTGCATAATATCAACTCTTTTATCATCCACAATTTCAGtagaaaatttttcaaattagcTTTACAACAAACTTATTTTGGTCCATATCCAACCAAAGCGTTTGATAGTACAAAGGAAATACTCTATGAGCAAATTCGCATCTctttattaaattcattaatCCAGTAGCAGCCATGAGTACTGCATAAAGAAATTATGCAGAAAGGTTCATGAATAAATAAGTTTTCAGTAGATGTAATGTGGAAAACCTCATGGAGAGTTCCGTCACCTCCAACTGCAATCACAGCATCGGCACCATCCTGTATGGCCTGCATACAAGCAGATTGACAATAGATGAATTAATCAAGACCAATCCTTCAGTACAGACCCTAAAATGTTTAAGTCTTAATGTTGCAGCCTCCAGCACCTACCTCCCTCGTTATGTCTACTGCATGAGAAGGACCCGAAGTCATGGATTCGCATATCTGGCCAAAATACAGAAAGCTCTTCACAAAATAACGCAAATATCAAGCCAAACaaagtatttgtaaaaaaatgcaACAGATGTAGCATATCCCCTGACAGACCGGATAGATATTGATACCGTCAATACCCTCCTTATTAACTTTTTCGAGgtaaagaaaaaatgagttcAACATAAACTTTTTAGATAAAAAACTACATTGGGACTCTACAAAATCAACAAATTCATTATCCTTCTAGTGCCTAAAATCACCCCGATATggtaaaattatttgtgaatataaGGTAATACTTTTCACTTGTCTGTATATGacacaaaaaagaataaaatatttattaacatGACTTAATATCAGAATAGATATAGAAATAAGATATAATTGCTTTCATCTAAGATACAAAAAATGAAGCTCATCAAGTACAAAGCGGCCATTATCATCCAATCCCAAATAAAACTACATAAATGGGAAATTCATCTCATAGTGAGTTACCCCAGAATGCGCTCATATTCATAGTGCACAAATGGTTTCTAAATTACAGTTTATGAGAATAAGCGCAACCCAACCCACAATATATTATGCAATACATAATCGAACAAGCTTGATATGTGCGCACGTATTTGAATATGTATATACATCTCTATAACTCGTGTCAacgaacaaaaagagagagaaaattcacATTGCAGTCTCCACCGAGGCGGGACCTTAGATACGGAAGTAATTTCTTCCATTCCTTTCCCGTTCTACCATTTGCACCTGCGAAGCTTTACGTTAAGGACCCACAATgctcttcaaatttaaaatctcgACGAAAAGAAAATGGGGTCATTGATCCAATGCCAATTCTTCGGAGAAAACAAAGCAAtagacagacagagagagagagagagagagagagagagagagacctcgaGGGTTGACGACGAAAACGATGTCGCGGCGGGGAGAAGTGGAGGAGGGCGAATCGGTGGAGAGATGAGGTGCCGTGGGTTGTAGGTCAACTCTGAAAATGGAGGGTTTAGCCATTGCGAGTCCCACTCTTCCCAATGCTATCTGATAGCAGAAACTGGGCATCGTTTTCGTTTTGTTTTTGTCACGCAGCTCTGTTTTGGGTTATTAATCTCTTAATTGTCGTTGCTTGAATGATTAAAATGTCGCTGCCGCGGCCTAACCTTGTTAGCTCCGCTTTATTGTCTTCGTTAGACGACATTCGTTGTCGCGACAACCCAGCTTTCCCCCCTCGGATCTATCtttacaaaaccaaaaaaaaaaaacgaagactTTACTTTATCTTAAGAATTGTGTGAAGAAGTTTTTAGACTGcgtttgatttttaaattcaatagatcttagtctaattttaagtcgaatctaatatttaaatatttaacttaattgTTAAACTTATTACAATTCAAAATCTTCACTTATAACCTTTttctaacttaaaatatttttatacgtaagattctacaatattttttaatttctcaaaaaaatattaaattcatattaacatctaaatatactttaaactcagtttagatggccTCACATAACTCTCTTCATtactcaacttattattattcataaaaaatttaactcaacttaactcagctcaacatctaaatgcagcctaatttttaaagatttattttgaaaattgttaattaaatattataaagttaaaacattatttaaaaaatattttttaatattatgtttcttttaaagtttgtaaaaactgtattatttttgtgtttaaaaatgatttgataataattagaagaaaaaattaaaaatttgaaattaaaaaatattttttatttgagtgatatttaaaaataaaattataaaaaattttgagaattatgTCTATCCGAAAATACcctaattgttattatttttaactcatTTGTTGACCTGACGTTATATTAACaacattttacataattatattttaaaattagagatatttttataaaataatttataaaaataaattcactttataaaatatctttattttaaaatatatactgTAAAGCATATTATAAAACATGTTGTGTGGacatcataattatttttcagagGCTGAATTTTCAATGTTGATCACTCCCTATTAAAGATCAGAGAAAGGACAATGCTAGAGGGGTGAGAATGGTGCCCCTGCATTATACCTACAGtgcaaatgtaattttttatttttttctttcaaatattttttaaaatatattttaaaaaatttaaaaattttaaaaaaatacaaatttactaaTATTATCTTCCTTGAcagttaagttaaaaaaaatacacacagtATCGGTCAAAATGAGGGGCACTTTTTTCGGTATCCCtattaggggtgtcaaatcgtgttaacgggtcgtgttcgtgtcgtgtcaagacatgtatattatactatataggtcaaccctaacccgacccgttaagcttatcgtgtcaaaatctcaaaccctaacacgacccaataacataacgggtcgtgtcgtgtcaacccgttttgacctatttatgtaaatggattgaaacaaactcaaaattaacctccttaatctagttaagtttagcataattttatataaatgttaaaatcacaatatctatacaaaatataaaactaactacaagtccaaaattacaatctaaacaataaaaatatctaaattaaaatctcaacaattttattttttcggtataagggtataattgtaattttaactttcttaacgggtcataacaggttataacgggtcataacgggttgacccgttatcaacccgttaagctatcgtgtcttaacgggtcaacccgttttgacccaaacccgttaagagtaaaccctaacccgcttttatcgtgtcgtgttcgtgttgggttaatgggtcgtgtgacatattgacacccctaatccctatcattttcttaagaaaaataatatttataatcttaaaatgtgtaaattttatacacttattttaaaaataatgaataaatctaaaattcacatgaaaaaaatattattataatgatgatcccaattttttcaaagtgagtATGCAAGACTTACACtttaaaactgtatctaacattacttgaAAATAGTTACTAAACTTGCTTAAAAAGTGAATCTTAAAGGataatactaaatacaattttagaatatgaaatcACAACGTACTCcttccagaaaaaaaaaaaaaaaaaaaaggactctaccgtttaaaaaataattttttcatatagatcataaatttactctcttttttttatgcGAGACTTGCatgcttcgtttggttacctaactactctcaactcatctcaactcatcattacaattttttcaaattccaatacaaaatataataaacaattcaactttttcaaattctaaaataataataatattaaaaaataatattttatcatctttaactcaactcaactcacttcaacatccaaacacatcatAAGACTGCAACATTTCTAAGATAACAAATACACCAAAATCATTCAAGCAAGATAAATATGTAGTCGAGTACAAACTACAACCGCCTGATTTACACGTCCAGATCCTTTCCATTTAACATCATCATTAAGGGCATAACTAGCAAACATACAACAGAACTGCGAAAAAGTACAAATCTTCGGTCTAAAAAGAAACtgagaaggagaaaaaacaCTTTATCTCCGGCTTCTACCCTTCGATTTCGAATCAAAATGGTGAGCTTTCAGCTTCTTTTTGCGCACCAGAGTTGTAGAACCACTACCCTCTCGGAATGGCATCCCCAGGAGAGCCAAAAGTCTTTGGGCTTCTTTATCAGTTTTAGCTGTTGTGGTGATACAAACGTCCATGCCCTTTTGTTTCCCAAGTGCATCAAACCTGATCTCTGGGAATACACTCTGTTCACTAATACCAATGCCGTAATTCCCATGTCCGTCAAAGCTGTTTGGGTTTACTCCCTGAAAATCCCTGGTCCTTGGAAGCCCCAAATTGATAAGCCGATCTAGGAAGGAATACATTACCTgtcaaaatggaaaaaaaaaaaaaaaaattgcacaaagtGAGAAAGTTGACGAATGCCAAAGTGAAAGGATCTGCCATTGAATGcttgataaaaattaaacttacaCCAAGAAATAGgttttgtttcatttaaatTGGAACTTGTGTGGTTTGCAGCAAGTACATCATTATATGCAAGAAAGAAGATGTGCAGAAACAATCTTAAAAGAAAATCGATTAGGATGAACAGAAACCTCTTGCAATAAAATCAAATACGAATTGATGAGCAAAGCAGTTATAGCTCTactattttttcctttattctACCCTAATGTCAGATTTAAGTGAGTAATCATGGCAATGATGTCTACAAGATCATATATGGAGCATTCAAAAAGTCAGTATGATCTGAACCAAGGAAAAGATATTATGAGAAAACAAATGAACCACAGTAACAATGAAAAACCTCCTCCTACCCCCCGCAGCCCCCCTCCCTCTTCCCCCAACTCCAGCAGCCAAGCAGACAGCCG is a window from the Juglans regia cultivar Chandler chromosome 7, Walnut 2.0, whole genome shotgun sequence genome containing:
- the LOC109003528 gene encoding uncharacterized protein LOC109003528, which translates into the protein MTTVLSFASITPHLNSQRRCIVFRPNYCPKTYRFQCNGENPTSNSSTSKESEPENALLKVAWYGSELLGIAASFFRSPSNVEAPERVLELAGDGSGLVDRAQVVETIKDDFERSYFVTGNLTLDAYVEDCEFADPAGSFKGLRRFKRNCTNFGSLIEKSNMKLMKWEDFEDKGIGHWRFSCILSFPWKPILSATGYTEYYFDAQSGKVCRHVEHWNVPKMTLLKQILRPSRGLWRKRIGA
- the LOC109003526 gene encoding sphingoid long-chain bases kinase 2, mitochondrial, with amino-acid sequence MPSFCYQIALGRVGLAMAKPSIFRVDLQPTAPHLSTDSPSSTSPRRDIVFVVNPRGANGRTGKEWKKLLPYLRSRLGGDCNICESMTSGPSHAVDITREAIQDGADAVIAVGGDGTLHEVVNGFFWDGKPIANHGELACSTALGIIPLGTGSDFARTFGWKNDPHEAIERIAKGLRSRIDIGVISTERGELHYFINVADIHLSAKAGFYASRYKRYGNLCYVLGALQAFMGHHNKDLRIRVNEGEWEVCSQVTALCIGNAKYFGGGMKITPNADPCSGSLEVVILQDFKWYDFIFKLHKLYWGTHLLVKNVSSRSVHSIEVEDLSGSGSIYIQSDGEHLGFLPRKVCVLPAAIELIC